A genomic region of Raphanus sativus cultivar WK10039 chromosome 6, ASM80110v3, whole genome shotgun sequence contains the following coding sequences:
- the LOC108812452 gene encoding uncharacterized protein At1g01500, with amino-acid sequence MEEPCATRNNGEAFEIPRYRNYNHLSSRISSSWLDLRVFYVRISNFMVEDSTPEVLTINHIPLDPDTLLEINGVRMSMYSEGCSSQLRRDRVDKTSEEATYVSTDNIRLNGSVKFEVCDKKELVLSGVLEMSDGNGFTGESKSQWNMTCESAITAGSGFLKEKSRNGQELLPILPTIEVYVTGCFSGTPIILTKTLQPGSRKKQSRRTALGSIPEYETAEPQKNTSAELHYQAIEYTNYKEEYEGDMYWKSDQCLDGEMSWFNAGVRVGVGIGLGVCVGLGIGVGLLVRTYKSTTKNFRKRLL; translated from the exons ATGGAGGAACCTTGTGCGACACGTAACAACGGTGAAGCCTTTGAAATACCTCGATATCGTAACTATAACCACCTCAGCTCTAGAATATCCTCTTCCTGGTTAGATTTGAGAGTGTTCTACGTCAGGATAAGCAATTTCATGGTGGAAGATTCAACCCCTGAAGTCCTTACCATCAATCACATTCCTCTGGATCCAGATACCCTTTTGGAGATAAACGGGGTTAGAATGAGCATGTACTCAGAAGGGTGTTCCTCACAGCTTAGGAGGGATCGAGTTGATAAGACATCAGAAGAAGCTACTTATGTCAGCACAGACAATATCAGGTTAAACGGTAGCGTTAAGTTTGAGGTTTGTGACAAAAAGGAGCTAGTCTTGTCTGGAGTCCTCGAGATGTCTGATGGTAACGGATTCACTGGGGAATCAAAGAGTCAGTGGAACATGACTTGTGAATCTGCGATCACTGCAGGGTCTGGTTTCTTAAAGGAGAAGAGCAGAAACGGTCAAGAATTGTTGCCAATATTGCCAACTATAGAGGTCTATGTCACTGGTTGCTTCTCAGGAACACCCATCATCTTAACCAAAACTCTACAGCCTGGTTCGAGAAAGAAGCAAAGTAGAAGAACGGCATTGGGTTCAATACCGGAGTATGAAACTGCAGAGCCTCAGAAAAACACTTCCGCTGAGCTCCATTATCAG GCAATAGAATACACAAATTACAAAGAGGAATACGAAGGAGATATGTACTGGAAAAGTGACCAGTGCTTGGATGGAGAGATGTCATGGTTTAATGCAGGTGTAAGGGTTGGTGTTGGGATTGGACTTGGCGTCTGTGTTGGTCTTGGGATTGGTGTCGGTCTTCTCGTTCGTACATATAAATCAACTACCAAAAACTTCAGGAAGAGGCTTCTctag
- the LOC108812450 gene encoding 3-ketoacyl-CoA synthase 4, giving the protein MDAGGDSRHCGGSSGDGSVGVQIRQTRILPDFLQSVNLKYVKLGYHYVISNLLALCLLPLAVVISVEASQTNPEDLRQLWIHLQYNLVSIIVCSAVLVFGLTVYVMTRPRPIYLVDFSCHLPPNHLKVPVSRFMNHSTLTGDFDESSLEFQRKILERSGLGEDTYLPEAMHHVPPRISMAAAREEAEQVMFGALDSLFANTNVKAKDIGILVVNCSLFNPTPSLSAMIVNKYKLRGNIRSYNLGGMGCSAGVIAVDLAKDMLLVHRNTYAVVVSTENITQNWYFGNKKAMLIPNCLFRVGGSAVLLSNKSRDKRRSKYRLSHVVRTHRGADDKAFRCVYQEQDDTGRTGVSLSKELMAIAGETLKTNITTLGPLVLPISEQILFFVTLVVKKLFNGKVKPYIPDFKLAFEHFCIHAGGRAVIDELEKNLQLSPVHVEASRMTLHRFGNTSSSSIWYELAYIEAKGRMRRGNRVWQIAFGSGFKCNSAVWEALRNVKPSKDSPWEDCIDKYPVTLSY; this is encoded by the coding sequence ATGGACGCCGGCGGAGATTCACGACACTGCGGAGGAAGCAGCGGTGACGGTTCTGTCGGAGTACAGATCCGACAAACCCGGATCCTACCGGACTTTCTCCAAAGCGTGAATCTCAAGTACGTGAAGCTAGGCTACCATTACGTAATCTCCAATCTCTTAGCTCTCTGTCTGCTCCCTCTCGCCGTCGTCATCTCCGTCGAAGCATCTCAGACCAACCCCGAAGATCTCCGCCAGCTGTGGATCCATCTCCAATACAATCTGGTCAGCATCATCGTCTGCTCCGCCGTCCTCGTCTTCGGTCTAACCGTCTACGTCATGACCAGGCCCAGGCCCATTTACTTGGTGGACTTCTCGTGCCACCTCCCGCCTAACCACCTCAAGGTTCCCGTCTCTCGTTTCATGAACCACTCTACGCTCACCGGTGACTTCGACGAGTCTTCCCTCGAGTTTCAGCGCAAGATCCTCGAGCGGTCCGGTCTCGGAGAAGACACGTACCTCCCCGAAGCTATGCATCACGTCCCTCCGAGGATCTCGATGGCCGCCGCTAGAGAGGAAGCCGAGCAGGTCATGTTCGGCGCGTTGGACAGCCTCTTCGCGAACACGAACGTGAAGGCGAAGGATATAGGGATCTTGGTCGTGAACTGTAGTCTCTTTAACCCTACTCCTTCTCTCTCGGCGATGATCGTGAACAAGTATAAGCTCAGAGGGAACATCAGAAGCTACAACCTCGGCGGGATGGGCTGCAGCGCCGGGGTTATCGCGGTTGATCTCGCTAAAGACATGTTGTTAGTACACAGGAACACTTACGCGGTCGTTGTCTCCACGGAGAACataactcagaactggtacttCGGTAACAAGAAAGCAATGCTGATACCGAACTGCTTGTTTCGTGTCGGCGGCTCCGCGGTTCTGCTTTCGAACAAGTCTCGTGACAAGAGGAGGTCCAAGTACAGGCTCTCGCATGTGGTCAGGACTCACCGCGGAGCAGACGACAAGGCTTTCCGTTGCGTGTATCAAGAACAGGACGATACGGGAAGAACCGGTGTCTCCTTGTCGAAAGAGCTGATGGCTATCGCGGGTGAGACTCTCAAGACCAATATCACCACGTTGGGTCCTCTCGTTCTACCGATAAGCGAGCAGATTCTCTTCTTCGTGACTCTTGTCGTGAAGAAGCTTTTTAACGGCAAGGTTAAACCGTATATTCCGGATTTCAAACTTGCTTTCGAGCATTTCTGTATCCATGCTGGTGGAAGAGCTGTGATAGATGAGTTGGAGAAGAATCTGCAGCTTTCACCGGTTCATGTGGAGGCTTCCAGGATGACTCTTCATAGATTTGGGAACACGTCTTCGAGCTCCATTTGGTATGAGTTGGCTTACATAGAGGCTAAAGGAAGGATGAGAAGAGGTAACCGCGTTTGGCAGATTGCTTTTGGTAGTGGGTTTAAGTGTAACAGTGCGGTTTGGGAAGCTTTAAGGAATGTGAAACCTTCTAAGGACAGTCCTTGGGAAGATTGTATTGACAAGTATCCTGTAACGTTAAGTTATTAG
- the LOC108812451 gene encoding sugar transporter ERD6-like 4 encodes MSNRDDTEEGRNDLRRPFLHTGSWYRMGSRQSSMLESSLIIRDSSISVLACVLIVALGPIQFGFTCGYSSPTQAAITKDLGLTVSEYSVFGSLSNVGAMVGAIASGQIAEYMGRKGSLMIAAIPNIIGWLTISFAKDTSFLYMGRLLEGFGVGIISYTVPVYIAEIAPQNMRGALGSVNQLSVTVGIMLAYLLGLFVPWRILAVLGVLPCTLLIPGLFFIPESPRWLAKMGLTDDFETSLQVLRGFDTDITIEVNEIKRSVASSGKRSAIRFVDLKRRRYYFPLMVGIGLLVLQQLGGINGVLFYSSTIFASAGVSSSNVATFGVGAVQVVATAVATWLVDKSGRRLLLMISSIGMTISLVIVAVAFYLKEFVSPDSNMFSVLSMVSVVGVVAMVISCSLGMGPIPWLIMSEILPVNIKGLAGSIATLANWFVSWLVTMTANMLLAWSSGGTFTLYALVCGFTVAFVSLWVPETKGKTLEEIQALFR; translated from the exons ATGAGTAATAGAGATGATACGGAAGAGGGAAGGAATGATCTTCGGAGACCGTTCTTACACACCGGAAGCTGGTACCGGATGGGTTCTAGACAATCTAGCATGTTGGAATCCTCTCTAATTATTCGAGACAGCTCCATTTCTGTCTTAGCTTGTGTCTTGATCGTTGCCCTTGGTCCTATTCAATTCGGTTTCACT tgtGGTTATTCGTCTCCAACTCAAGCTGCTATTACTAAGGATCTTGGCTTAACTGTATCAGAG TACTCTGTGTTTGGGTCTCTGTCCAATGTGGGTGCTATGGTTGGCGCAATTGCAAGTGGTCAGATTGCAGAATACATGGGGAGAAAAGGA TCTCTGATGATTGCTGCAATTCCCAATATTATTGGCTGGCTCACGATATCATTCGCAAAA GACACTTCTTTTCTTTACATGGGAAGACTGTTAGAAGGTTTCGGCGTTGGGATCATCTCTTATACG GTGCCTGTATATATAGCCGAGATCGCTCCACAGAACATGAGAGGAGCCTTAGGTTCCGTAAACCAG CTTTCTGTAACCGTTGGGATAATGTTGGCATATCTACTCGGTCTCTTTGTTCCATGGAGAATTCTTGCAGTTTTGG GAGTATTGCCATGTACATTATTGATACCAGGCCTTTTCTTCATTCCTGAATCCCCTCGGTGGCTG GCAAAGATGGGCTTGACAGATGATTTTGAAACTTCGTTGCAAGTTCTTCGTGGATTTGATACTGATATTACCATTGAGGTTAATGAAATCAAG AGATCTGTGGCCTCATCTGGCAAACGTTCTGCAATTCGGTTTGTGGACCTCAAGCGTAGGAGATACTATTTCCCATTGATG GTTGGTATTGGACTGCTTGTACTTCAACAGCTTGGAGGAATTAACGGTGTCTTGTTCTATTCGAGTACAATTTTTGCATCTGCAG GGGTCTCATCGAGTAATGTGGCAACATTTGGAGTTGGTGCTGTTCAG GTAGTGGCCACTGCAGTAGCGACATGGTTGGTGGATAAATCAGGTCGCAGACTTCTGCTCATG ATCTCTTCTATAGGGATGACGATTAGCCTGGTGATTGTAGCAGTCGCATTTTACCTTaag GAATTTGTATCACCTGATTCCAATATGTTCAGCGTTCTAAGCATGGTTTCTGTTGTTGGAGTTGTG GCTATGGTTATTTCTTGCTCTCTAGGAATGGGACCAATTCCATGGCTGATTATGTCTGAG ATTCTTCCAGTGAATATAAAAGGTTTAGCCGGAAGTATAGCAACTTTAGCCAACTGGTTTGTCTCCTGGTTAGTCACAATGACTGCAAATATGCTCTTAGCTTGGAGCAGTGGGGGAACTTTCACTCTCTATGCTTTGGTCTGTGGATTCACTGTAGCATTTGTGAGTCTTTGGGTTCCTGAGACTAAAGGCAAAACTCTTGAAGAGATTCAAGCATTATTCAGATGA